The following are encoded together in the Oncorhynchus nerka isolate Pitt River linkage group LG23, Oner_Uvic_2.0, whole genome shotgun sequence genome:
- the vtnb gene encoding vitronectin b: MKLSVVLLALALASAFAAEESCVGRCHSFNPMAKCQCDSMCRYYSSCCMDFDSTCPRKIARGDTFDAPEDDVVNTPTTAVNTTAVPTTTLAPTTTTHTPTLPPDPEAVPCSGKPFDAFLQLKNGSIYAFRGDYFFELDERAVVPGYPKLIYDQWGIRGPIDAAFTRINCQGKTYIFKGNKYWRFEDDVLDPDYPRDISVGFEKVPTDVDAAFAIPAPGHHGKEKVYFFKGDQYYQYEFKHQPSHEECVRLTKSSPSVLFTRYTDLYCDDTWENLFTMLFQGLQGHKKGPRFINKDWVGIKSPIDAAMVGRLYISPKPTPSPSPTPRRRANRWRKDKRRGQRGRARQSRSAYFEDFFLDDHDWMAGGFTYDYSDYTPTHTTHDKTLPVQNVYFFKKDKYYRVDLQTKHIDFASPPYPRSIAKYWLGCKQESGLDREEIDRHYEPMAEKK, translated from the exons ATGAAGTTGTCAGTTGTTCTGCTGGCACTCGCGCTGGCCTCTGCGTTTGCTGCAGAGG AGTCGTGTGTGGGTCGCTGTCACAGCTTCAACCCCATGGCCAAGTGCCAGTGTGACTCCATGTGTCGCTACTACAGCAGCTGCTGCATGGACTTCGACAGTACCTGCCCTAGGAAGA TTGCCCGCGGTGACACATTTGATGCCCCAGAGGACGATGTAGTGAACACCCCCACTACAGCAGTGAACACAACTGCTGTCCCCACCACCACCCTGGCCCCGACCACCACCACCCatacccccaccctccccccTGACCCAGAGGCAGTGCCCTGCAGCGGGAAGCCCTTCGACGCCTTCCTCCAGCTCAAGAACGGATCCATCTACGCCTTCAGAG GTGATTATTTCTTTGAGCTCGATGAGAGGGCGGTTGTCCCCGGTTACCCCAAACTGATCTACGACCAGTGGGGCATCAGAGGACCTATAGATGCTGCCTTTACTCGCATCAACTGCCAGGGCAAGACCTACATCTTCAAA GGAAATAAGTATTGGCGTTTTGAGGATGATGTTCTGGATCCCGATTACCCTCGGGACATCTCTGTAGGGTTTGAGAAGGTTCCAACTGACGTCGACGCTGCCTTCGCCATACCAGCACCCGGTCACCATGGCAAAGAGAAGGTCTACTTCTTCAAAG GGGACCAGTACTACCAGTATGAGTTTAAGCACCAGCCGTCTCACGAAGAGTGTGTGCGCTTGACTAAGTCGTCCCCCTCTGTGCTCTTCACGCGCTACACCGACCTGTACTGTGATGATACCTGGGAGAACCTTTTCACAATGCTTTTCCAAGGCC TGCAAGGCCACAAAAAGGGCCCACGGTTCATCAATAAAGACTGGGTGGGGATCAAGTCCCCCATAGACGCTGCCATGGTGGGCCGTCTTTACATCAGCCCTAAACccactccctccccatcccccaccCCCAGGAGACGAGCCAATAGGTGGAGGAAGGACAAGAGGCGGGGTCAGAGAGGCAGGGCCAGACAGAGTCGCTCAGCGTACTTTGAGGATTTTTTTTTAGATGACCACGACTG gatGGCAGGAGGCTTCACATATGACTACAGTGactacacccccacacacactacacacgacAAGACACTGCCTGTCCAGAACGTCTACTTCTTCAAGAAAG ATAAATACTACAGGGTGGATCTCCAGACCAAACACATTGACTTTGCCAGCCCTCCCTACCCACGATCCATTGCCAAGTACTGGCTGGGCTGCAAACAGGAGTCTGGCCTGGACAGAGAAGAGATAGACAGACATTACGAGCCAATGGCAGAAAAGAAATGA